A region from the Caldicellulosiruptor naganoensis genome encodes:
- the dnaB gene encoding replicative DNA helicase produces the protein MEPDILQSQSEMPESREAEEAVVGAMLLDKEVISEVTEILTEEDFATPQLKEVFAAIMDLFEEGKPIDVITVSERLKERGSFEAVGGSEYLTNLVINTPTTANATYYAKIVEEKSLLRKLINSSMKIIEKCKSQTERVEDIVDFAEKTIFNVISHKSSRDFSHLKEILIETYNKIEELYLKKSHIIGVPTGFAEFDRMTAGLQPSDLILIAARPAMGKTSFALNIVQHAALRAGVPVAIFSLEMSKEQLVTRMICSEAMIDSHKLRTGNLEDEEWKKFAKALALLSNAPIYIDDTPAITVTEMRAKCRRLKLKEKGLGLVMVDYLQLMTARGRFENKQQEIAEISRSLKALARELNVPVLALSQLSRAPETRADHRPILSDLRESGAIEQDADIVAFLYRDEYYNPDTDKKHIAELIIAKHRNGPTGTIELLFLDKHTKFMDLEKNRV, from the coding sequence ATGGAACCTGATATTCTCCAAAGCCAAAGTGAAATGCCAGAAAGCCGCGAGGCAGAAGAGGCTGTTGTTGGGGCAATGCTTCTTGACAAAGAGGTAATATCTGAGGTTACAGAGATTTTGACAGAAGAGGATTTTGCAACCCCACAGCTAAAAGAAGTTTTTGCGGCTATCATGGACCTTTTTGAAGAGGGCAAGCCCATAGATGTTATAACAGTTTCAGAGAGGCTAAAAGAAAGGGGAAGTTTTGAGGCGGTTGGTGGGAGTGAATATTTGACAAATCTTGTTATAAACACACCTACAACTGCAAATGCTACATATTATGCAAAGATTGTTGAGGAAAAGTCGCTACTCAGAAAGCTGATAAACTCATCAATGAAGATAATAGAAAAGTGTAAAAGTCAAACAGAAAGAGTTGAAGATATAGTTGATTTTGCTGAAAAGACTATCTTCAATGTGATTTCTCACAAAAGTTCAAGAGATTTTTCTCATTTAAAAGAAATATTAATTGAAACATACAATAAGATAGAAGAACTGTACCTCAAAAAATCACATATCATAGGTGTGCCAACAGGATTTGCTGAATTTGACAGAATGACAGCAGGGCTTCAGCCATCAGACCTGATTTTGATTGCTGCAAGGCCTGCAATGGGAAAAACAAGCTTTGCACTGAACATTGTCCAGCATGCAGCACTGCGTGCTGGTGTGCCTGTTGCTATATTTTCGCTTGAGATGTCAAAAGAACAGCTTGTCACAAGGATGATTTGTTCAGAGGCAATGATAGACAGCCACAAACTTCGCACTGGCAATTTAGAAGATGAAGAGTGGAAGAAGTTTGCAAAGGCTTTAGCACTTTTATCAAACGCTCCGATTTATATTGACGATACACCTGCAATAACCGTTACTGAGATGAGAGCAAAGTGCAGGAGGCTAAAACTTAAAGAAAAAGGTCTTGGGCTTGTTATGGTAGACTACTTGCAGCTGATGACTGCCCGTGGCAGATTTGAGAACAAACAGCAGGAGATTGCTGAGATATCAAGGTCACTCAAAGCTTTGGCAAGAGAGCTAAATGTGCCAGTTTTGGCGCTTTCTCAGCTCTCACGCGCACCTGAGACAAGAGCTGACCACAGGCCGATACTCTCTGACCTTCGTGAAAGTGGTGCAATTGAGCAAGATGCCGACATTGTTGCGTTTTTGTACAGGGACGAATATTACAATCCTGATACAGACAAAAAACACATAGCAGAGCTTATAATTGCAAAACACCGAAATGGTCCAACCGGAACAATTGAACTTTTGTTCTTGGACAAGCATACAAAGTTCATGGACTTAGAGAAAAATAGAGTATAA
- the rplI gene encoding 50S ribosomal protein L9 translates to MKVVLLQDVKGLGKKDSIVEVNDGYARNYLIPRKLAVPLTEGLEKHIKEKKEAEQKKKEKELMLAKELADKLEKSFVIIKAKAGENGKLFGSITNKEIADEIKKQLGIDIDKKKIELEDPIKQIGSYEVSIRLYQGVLAKLKIHVTSS, encoded by the coding sequence ATGAAAGTTGTGCTTCTTCAGGATGTCAAGGGCTTGGGTAAGAAAGACTCAATTGTTGAGGTAAATGATGGGTACGCAAGAAATTACTTAATTCCAAGAAAGCTTGCAGTGCCTTTAACAGAGGGGTTAGAAAAGCACATAAAAGAAAAGAAAGAGGCTGAGCAGAAGAAAAAAGAAAAAGAGCTTATGCTTGCCAAAGAGCTTGCAGACAAGCTTGAGAAAAGTTTCGTAATTATAAAAGCAAAAGCAGGTGAAAACGGAAAACTTTTTGGGTCTATTACAAACAAAGAAATAGCTGATGAGATAAAAAAACAGCTTGGGATTGACATTGACAAGAAAAAGATTGAGCTTGAAGATCCGATAAAACAGATTGGAAGTTATGAGGTTTCAATCAGACTTTATCAAGGTGTTTTGGCAAAGCTGAAAATCCATGTGACCTCAAGCTAA